Part of the Streptomyces sp. RFCAC02 genome is shown below.
CGTCGCCACCGCCTTCCTCCGCCGCAACACTCACCCGCTGAAGCTCCACTGGGTGAACCTGGAGACGGTCATGGTCCACCCGGCCCACCAGGGCGGCGGCACCGGCCGCGAACTGCTGGCCGCCGCCGCGTCCGCCGCGCGGCGCGTGGACCCGGCGTTCACCGGCATACGCCTCACCTGCCGCGGCGGCACCGGCCTCGACCGCTTCTACGCCGCCTGCGGCTACCGCGAGATCGGCCGCCAGCCCGCCGCGATCCGTGTCGGCGAGGGCGACTTCCGCGACGACATCACGCTGTGGCTGCCGCTCGGCTGACCCACCCGCCGCGGCCGCGCGGCACCGTGCTTGACTGGAGGGACAGACCGGCGACGCGTACCGGGACGGCACGCGAAGGAGGAATCCGACCGTGAGCAGCACCCCCGACACCACCACCCCCGCCGCCACCGCCCGTCCGCGGCACGCCGCGCTGCGTTACTCGCTCCTGCGGCTGGCCGTCTTCGCCGCCTGCTTCGTCGTGGTCGCGATCCTGGCGAGCGCGGGTGTCGTCCCCGAGTCCCTCGGCGCGGC
Proteins encoded:
- a CDS encoding GNAT family N-acetyltransferase, with translation MRFLLDPAVTPALRRDLADLWTDVTNAGGAVGFVPPVTAQDVEPALRRHLIGMADGTTRLLLGHTDAGRPVATAFLRRNTHPLKLHWVNLETVMVHPAHQGGGTGRELLAAAASAARRVDPAFTGIRLTCRGGTGLDRFYAACGYREIGRQPAAIRVGEGDFRDDITLWLPLG
- a CDS encoding DUF4229 domain-containing protein is translated as MSSTPDTTTPAATARPRHAALRYSLLRLAVFAACFVVVAILASAGVVPESLGAANPLWLVLVALVVSAPISFIVLRGQRDAMSQQVAPHVERAMTRLNANRSMEDGD